The Juglans regia cultivar Chandler chromosome 2, Walnut 2.0, whole genome shotgun sequence genome includes a window with the following:
- the LOC108996028 gene encoding renalase isoform X3: MNSVANKVAVVGSGSEHFEPTLSFSGAVCASILARNGVSVTIFESARGPGGRMSQRREVTEEGRELVFDHGAPYFSVSNAEVWDLVREWESRGLVAEWDENFGAFDCISHKFLGIQQEGLTKKYVGVPGMNAICRALCQETGVESKFGVGVGRLEWLEDENLWSLMGLDGQNLGQFQGVVASDKNIVSPRFTNVTGRAPPLDMNLVPGMAVKLQDIPVIPCFALMIAFAEPLSAIPTKGFRVVNSEVLSWACCDSSKPGRSATRFVPVCCILNKFMERNTQFSRGSAFPGTSIAREEKCLWEKNKRLAICGDFCVSPNIEGAIVSGIAAASKLSSCW, encoded by the exons ATGAACAGCGTCGCTAACAAGGTAGCAGTGGTGGGAAGTGGAAGTGAGCATTTCGAACCAACTCTCTCGT TTTCAGGAGCAGTTTGTGCATCAATTCTGGCCAGGAATGGCGTGTCTGTGACCATTTTCGAGTCTGCTAGAGGCCCCGGTGGCCGTATGTCACAGAGAAG AGAAGTTACCGAAGAAGGGAGGGAGCTGGTGTTCGACCACGGTGCTCCGTATTTCAGTGTTAGCAACGCTGAGGTGTGGGATCTGGTTCGTGAGTGGGAATCAAGAGGTCTTGTTGCTGagtgggatgagaattttggaGCTTTTGATTGTATCTCCCACAAATTTTTGGGCATACAGCAG GAAGGACTAACCAAGAAATATGTGGGTGTACCAGGCATGAATGCGATATGTAGAGCATTATGCCAAGAAACTG gAGTAGAAAGTAAATTCGGGGTTGGTGTTGGAAGGTTGGAGTGGCTAGAGGATGAGAATTTATGGTCTTTGATGGGTTTGGATGGGCAAAATCTCGGTCAGTTTCAGGGGGTGGTTGCATCGGACAAAAACATTGTTTCTCCCAGGTTTACAAATGTTACAGGACGAGCACCACCTCTTG ATATGAATTTGGTTCCGGGGATGGCAGTGAAGTTGCAAGATATCCCTGTTATCCCATGTTTTGCTCTCATGATAGCATTTGCAGAGCCTCTTTCTGCA ATACCAACAAAAGGTTTCAGAGTTGTGAACTCAGAAGTTTTAAGTTGGGCTTGTTGTGACAGTAGCAAGCCAGGGCGTTCTGCCACTAGGTTTGTGCCTGTATGCTGCATTCTTAACAAATTCATGGAAAGAAATACTCAATTTTCAAG GGGGAGTGCATTTCCTGGTACAAGCATTGCCAGAGAGGAGAAGTGCCTTTGGGAGAAGAACAAAAGGCTTGCTATTTGTGGAGATTTCTGTGTTAGTCCAAATATTGAAGGTGCCATAGTTAGTGGCATAGCTGCTGCTTCCAAGCTTTCTAGCTGTTGGTAA
- the LOC108996028 gene encoding renalase isoform X1 translates to MNSVANKVAVVGSGSEHFEPTLSFSGAVCASILARNGVSVTIFESARGPGGRMSQRREVTEEGRELVFDHGAPYFSVSNAEVWDLVREWESRGLVAEWDENFGAFDCISHKFLGIQQEGLTKKYVGVPGMNAICRALCQETGVESKFGVGVGRLEWLEDENLWSLMGLDGQNLGQFQGVVASDKNIVSPRFTNVTGRAPPLDMNLVPGMAVKLQDIPVIPCFALMIAFAEPLSAIPTKGFRVVNSEVLSWACCDSSKPGRSATSERWVLHSTVEYANGIIAQTGLVKPSEATLKKVAEELFHELQSTGLDISQPFFKRAHRWGSAFPGTSIAREEKCLWEKNKRLAICGDFCVSPNIEGAIVSGIAAASKLSSCW, encoded by the exons ATGAACAGCGTCGCTAACAAGGTAGCAGTGGTGGGAAGTGGAAGTGAGCATTTCGAACCAACTCTCTCGT TTTCAGGAGCAGTTTGTGCATCAATTCTGGCCAGGAATGGCGTGTCTGTGACCATTTTCGAGTCTGCTAGAGGCCCCGGTGGCCGTATGTCACAGAGAAG AGAAGTTACCGAAGAAGGGAGGGAGCTGGTGTTCGACCACGGTGCTCCGTATTTCAGTGTTAGCAACGCTGAGGTGTGGGATCTGGTTCGTGAGTGGGAATCAAGAGGTCTTGTTGCTGagtgggatgagaattttggaGCTTTTGATTGTATCTCCCACAAATTTTTGGGCATACAGCAG GAAGGACTAACCAAGAAATATGTGGGTGTACCAGGCATGAATGCGATATGTAGAGCATTATGCCAAGAAACTG gAGTAGAAAGTAAATTCGGGGTTGGTGTTGGAAGGTTGGAGTGGCTAGAGGATGAGAATTTATGGTCTTTGATGGGTTTGGATGGGCAAAATCTCGGTCAGTTTCAGGGGGTGGTTGCATCGGACAAAAACATTGTTTCTCCCAGGTTTACAAATGTTACAGGACGAGCACCACCTCTTG ATATGAATTTGGTTCCGGGGATGGCAGTGAAGTTGCAAGATATCCCTGTTATCCCATGTTTTGCTCTCATGATAGCATTTGCAGAGCCTCTTTCTGCA ATACCAACAAAAGGTTTCAGAGTTGTGAACTCAGAAGTTTTAAGTTGGGCTTGTTGTGACAGTAGCAAGCCAGGGCGTTCTGCCACTAG TGAACGATGGGTATTGCATTCAACTGTTGAGTATGCAAATGGTATAATTGCTCAAACTGGACTTGTTAAGCCCTCGGAGGCAACATTGAAAAAGGTGGCTGAAGAACTTTTCCATGAATTACAGAGCACTGGACTAGATATTTCTCAGCCCTTCTTCAAGAGAGCTCATAGATG GGGGAGTGCATTTCCTGGTACAAGCATTGCCAGAGAGGAGAAGTGCCTTTGGGAGAAGAACAAAAGGCTTGCTATTTGTGGAGATTTCTGTGTTAGTCCAAATATTGAAGGTGCCATAGTTAGTGGCATAGCTGCTGCTTCCAAGCTTTCTAGCTGTTGGTAA
- the LOC108996028 gene encoding renalase isoform X2 has translation MNSVANKVAVVGSGISGAVCASILARNGVSVTIFESARGPGGRMSQRREVTEEGRELVFDHGAPYFSVSNAEVWDLVREWESRGLVAEWDENFGAFDCISHKFLGIQQEGLTKKYVGVPGMNAICRALCQETGVESKFGVGVGRLEWLEDENLWSLMGLDGQNLGQFQGVVASDKNIVSPRFTNVTGRAPPLDMNLVPGMAVKLQDIPVIPCFALMIAFAEPLSAIPTKGFRVVNSEVLSWACCDSSKPGRSATSERWVLHSTVEYANGIIAQTGLVKPSEATLKKVAEELFHELQSTGLDISQPFFKRAHRWGSAFPGTSIAREEKCLWEKNKRLAICGDFCVSPNIEGAIVSGIAAASKLSSCW, from the exons ATGAACAGCGTCGCTAACAAGGTAGCAGTGGTGGGAAGTGGAA TTTCAGGAGCAGTTTGTGCATCAATTCTGGCCAGGAATGGCGTGTCTGTGACCATTTTCGAGTCTGCTAGAGGCCCCGGTGGCCGTATGTCACAGAGAAG AGAAGTTACCGAAGAAGGGAGGGAGCTGGTGTTCGACCACGGTGCTCCGTATTTCAGTGTTAGCAACGCTGAGGTGTGGGATCTGGTTCGTGAGTGGGAATCAAGAGGTCTTGTTGCTGagtgggatgagaattttggaGCTTTTGATTGTATCTCCCACAAATTTTTGGGCATACAGCAG GAAGGACTAACCAAGAAATATGTGGGTGTACCAGGCATGAATGCGATATGTAGAGCATTATGCCAAGAAACTG gAGTAGAAAGTAAATTCGGGGTTGGTGTTGGAAGGTTGGAGTGGCTAGAGGATGAGAATTTATGGTCTTTGATGGGTTTGGATGGGCAAAATCTCGGTCAGTTTCAGGGGGTGGTTGCATCGGACAAAAACATTGTTTCTCCCAGGTTTACAAATGTTACAGGACGAGCACCACCTCTTG ATATGAATTTGGTTCCGGGGATGGCAGTGAAGTTGCAAGATATCCCTGTTATCCCATGTTTTGCTCTCATGATAGCATTTGCAGAGCCTCTTTCTGCA ATACCAACAAAAGGTTTCAGAGTTGTGAACTCAGAAGTTTTAAGTTGGGCTTGTTGTGACAGTAGCAAGCCAGGGCGTTCTGCCACTAG TGAACGATGGGTATTGCATTCAACTGTTGAGTATGCAAATGGTATAATTGCTCAAACTGGACTTGTTAAGCCCTCGGAGGCAACATTGAAAAAGGTGGCTGAAGAACTTTTCCATGAATTACAGAGCACTGGACTAGATATTTCTCAGCCCTTCTTCAAGAGAGCTCATAGATG GGGGAGTGCATTTCCTGGTACAAGCATTGCCAGAGAGGAGAAGTGCCTTTGGGAGAAGAACAAAAGGCTTGCTATTTGTGGAGATTTCTGTGTTAGTCCAAATATTGAAGGTGCCATAGTTAGTGGCATAGCTGCTGCTTCCAAGCTTTCTAGCTGTTGGTAA